The genomic DNA TCCTCCCGGTCTGCGGATGGACCTCCACGGGGATCCCACTCCCATCGTCCACCACGGTGGCGCTCCCGTCCTGATGCAGCACCACCTCGATCCGGGTACACCGACCCGCTAGGGCCTCGTCCACGCTGTTGTCCACCACCTCCCAGAGAAGGTGGTGCAGGCCGCGGCTCCCGGTACTCCCGATGTACATCCCCGGCCGCCGCCGGACCGCCTCCAGTCCCTCGAGAACCTCGATCTGGTGTACGCCGTATGTGTGCTCGGACATCCCTTTTTGCCTCCGACTCCCCGTGCGTGCTGGGCTTGAGAAAGCACATTAACAGATGAAAGGATACTGGAAAGGCGGAAGGCCGTCAACGGCCCAAAGCCTTTTGGGAAGCGGGTTTCCGGCTAAGAGTCCCGCCTTCACCAGCCCGTCTGGGCCCTCCGGGCCAAGGTCTTCGGGGAGACGGAACTGGCGTACACCCCTCTTACGGTCACCACCAGGGCCCGGGCGCGGCTGAGGTCGGTCCCGAAGAGCCGGCCTGCCTCCGCGGTCCGCCGTAGGAAGGCCTGGTTGGCTTCCGAGGCCTGGATGCACCGAAGATCCAGAATGCCCACGATCTCCCGGAAGGGCACCACGAGGTCACCACCCAGGTGCAGGTACATGAGGAATTTCCCCTCCTGATCCAGGAACCACGCGGCTGCTCAGTTCCGGGTTCCCTGGACCACC from Armatimonadota bacterium includes the following:
- a CDS encoding DUF370 domain-containing protein, which encodes MYLHLGGDLVVPFREIVGILDLRCIQASEANQAFLRRTAEAGRLFGTDLSRARALVVTVRGVYASSVSPKTLARRAQTGW